The Pongo abelii isolate AG06213 chromosome 20, NHGRI_mPonAbe1-v2.0_pri, whole genome shotgun sequence genome window below encodes:
- the C5AR2 gene encoding C5a anaphylatoxin chemotactic receptor 2, with protein sequence MGNDSVSYEYGDYSDLSDLPVDCLDGACLDIDPLRVAPLPLYAVIFLVGVPGNAMVAWVAGKVARRRVGATWLLHLAVADLLCCLSLPILAVPIARGGHWPYGALGCRALPSIILLTMYASVLLLAALSADLCFLALRPAWWSTVQRACGVQVACGAAWTLALLLTVPSAIYRRLHQEHFPARLQCVVDYGGSSSTENAVTAVRFLFGFLGPLVAVASCHGALLCRAARHCWPLGMAIVVGFFVCWAPYHLLGLVLTVAAPNSALLARALRAEPLIVGLALAHSCLNPMLFLYFGRAQLRRSLPAACHWALRESQGRDESVDSKKSTSHDLVSEMEV encoded by the coding sequence ATGGGGAATGATTCTGTCAGCTACGAGTATGGGGATTACAGCGACCTCTCGGACCTCCCTGTGGACTGCCTGGATGGCGCCTGCCTGGACATCGACCCGCTGCGCGTGGCCCCGCTCCCGCTGTATGCCGTCATCTTCCTGGTGGGGGTGCCGGGCAATGCCATGGTGGCCTGGGTGGCTGGGAAGGTGGCCCGCCGGAGGGTGGGTGCCACCTGGTTGCTCCACCTGGCCGTGGCTGATTTGCTGTGCTGTTTGTCTCTGCCCATCCTGGCAGTGCCCATTGCCCGTGGAGGCCACTGGCCGTATGGTGCACTGGGCTGTCGGGCGCTGCCCTCCATCATCCTGCTGACCATGTATGCCAGCGTCCTGCTCCTGGCAGCTCTCAGTGCCGACCTCTGCTTCCTGGCTCTCAGGCCTGCCTGGTGGTCTACGGTTCAGCGGGCATGCGGGGTGCAGGTGGCCTGTGGGGCAGCCTGGACACTGGCCTTGCTGCTCACCGTGCCCTCCGCCATCTACCGCCGGCTGCACCAGGAGCACTTCCCAGCCCGGCTGCAGTGTGTGGTGGACTATGGCGGCTCCTCCAGCACCGAGAATGCAGTGACCGCCGTCCGGTTTCTTTTTGGCTTCCTGGGGCCCCTGGTGGCCGTGGCCAGCTGCCACGGCGCCCTCCTGTGCCGGGCAGCCCGACACTGCTGGCCACTGGGCATGGCCATCGTGGTGGGGTTTTTTGTCTGCTGGGCACCCTACCACCTGCTGGGGCTGGTGCTCACTGTGGCGGCCCCGAACTCCGCACTCCTGGCCAGGGCCCTGCGGGCTGAACCCCTCATCGTGGGCCTTGCCCTTGCTCACAGTTGCCTCAATCCCATGCTCTTCCTGTATTTCGGGAGGGCTCAACTCCGCCGGTCACTGCCAGCTGCCTGTCACTGGGCCCTGAGGGAGTCCCAGGGCCGGGATGAAAGTGTGGACAGCAAGAAATCCACCAGCCATGACCTGGTCTCGGAGATGGAGGTGTAG